In the genome of Limisphaerales bacterium, the window CACATTGGCGCACTTTCCACTCGCCCAAATTAATTCCCAAAAACACCTTGACTCTGTAGTTAACTACAGGGTTTAGAGTGTGAAGACGATGCGTGACGGAACCTTCCAGAAAATCGGGCAAGCGGCCAAGGCGGCGGCGGTGGGGGTGGAGACAGTGCGTTTTTATGAGCGCGAGGGGTTGCTGCCCAAACCCAAGCGCAGCGGCGCGGGGTATCGGTTGTACCCGCCGGACACAGTGGCGCGACTGCGGTTTATCAAACAGGCGAAGCAACTGGGGTTTACGTTGAAGGAAATCAATGAGCTGCTTTCGTTGCGGGCATCTTCGCGTTCGAATTGTGGCGACGTGCGCGAGCACGCGGAGCGCAAGCGCGATGAGATTGACGGCAAGTTGCGCGAGTTGAGGAAATTGCGCCGGGCCTTGGATCAATTAATTGAGGAATGCTCGGGTGAGGGGCCGGTGAGTGAGTGCCCCATCCTCGGGGCGATGGAGGTGAACAAACGATGAAGGTGGAGTTGGTTTATGATTTGGATTGTCCGAATGTTGCCTTGGCGCGGCGGCGTTTGCTGGAAGGCTTTGCCCGGGCAGGGGCTTCGCCGCATTGGCAGGAGTGGAATCGCAATGCATCGGATTGCCCGCCGCAAGCGCGTTGTTTTGGTTCGCCTGCCATCCTCGTGAACGGCAAAGATGTGGAAGGTTCAGGGGAGTTGAGCGACGCGGATTGTTGTCGGCTTTACATCGATGGCGCGCCCGGTCCGGAACAAGTTTCACTGGCTCTCAACACGGCCGCTGGAAATGGAAATGCCGGAGGCTGGCGGAAAGGGTTGCTCACCCTGCCGGGCATCGGCTTCGCATTTCTGCCCAAACTGGCTTGTCCACTTTGTTGGCCCGCTTACACCGGCTTCCTTTCTTCGCTCGGATTGGGGTTCCTCGCCGAGACCGTTTATCTGCTTCCGCTCACGCTCATTTTTCTGTCGATCGCTTTGGGCGCGCTGGCGTTTCGCGCCCGGCAACGTCGCGGTTACGCACCCTTTGCACTCGGGTTTGCGGCGGCGGCGGTAATGGTTTTTGGGAAATTTCAATTCGAGTCGGACCCCGCCCTGTACGCCGGAATCGTCCTGTTGATTGCCGCTTCCCTTTGGAACGCGTGGCCTTCGCACACCACTCCTTCTGAGCCTGCCTGCCCGGACTGTCCTTCCTGATTTTTTAACCCACAAACAAAAGGAAACGTATGAGCGAAAAACGAACCATCGAAATCTTCAGCGCCGGTTGTCCGGCCTGTGAGGATACCATCCAACTGGTCAATCAAATGGCTTGCCCCTCCTGCGAGGTGAGCGTGCTGGATGTGAACGATGCCACCGTGGCCGGGCGCGCCAAGGCGTTGGGCGTTCAATCCGTGC includes:
- a CDS encoding MerC domain-containing protein, with amino-acid sequence MKVELVYDLDCPNVALARRRLLEGFARAGASPHWQEWNRNASDCPPQARCFGSPAILVNGKDVEGSGELSDADCCRLYIDGAPGPEQVSLALNTAAGNGNAGGWRKGLLTLPGIGFAFLPKLACPLCWPAYTGFLSSLGLGFLAETVYLLPLTLIFLSIALGALAFRARQRRGYAPFALGFAAAAVMVFGKFQFESDPALYAGIVLLIAASLWNAWPSHTTPSEPACPDCPS
- a CDS encoding heavy metal-responsive transcriptional regulator, with amino-acid sequence MRDGTFQKIGQAAKAAAVGVETVRFYEREGLLPKPKRSGAGYRLYPPDTVARLRFIKQAKQLGFTLKEINELLSLRASSRSNCGDVREHAERKRDEIDGKLRELRKLRRALDQLIEECSGEGPVSECPILGAMEVNKR
- a CDS encoding thioredoxin family protein, giving the protein MSEKRTIEIFSAGCPACEDTIQLVNQMACPSCEVSVLDVNDATVAGRAKALGVQSVPAVAINGELADCCASRGPDAGALQAAGLGQAV